A genomic stretch from Spongiibacter nanhainus includes:
- a CDS encoding ATP-dependent DNA helicase, translated as MTELIATSSLIPVAVRSLCEFAARSGSLEFRYTPAPTPIQGIIGHQTVQGRRPDPYVSEYLLTGECEGLLLSGRVDGYYAHQQQPFLEEIKTHRGKVSRIGPGKRALHWAQLKVYGALLCQRDGRDSITLRLTYFEVRSEEETREDIDYSAEELQQFLQSVCRRYRRWAEKEANHRRRRDRVLMDLQFPFAEFRHGQRDLSEAVYKSAARGQALLLQAPTGIGKTLGVLFPALSAMPRREIDRVFFLTCRNTGRELALDGLRQLLSPQPELRVLELTAREQSCDHPNAACHGESCPLAEGFFDRLDAAREEAAKTAFLDQAALQRIAKNHQICRYFLALEMARWCDVVVGDVNHYFDQHALLYALSQQNGWQVMPVVDEAHNLIDRARDMYSIVLSEAEMLHSLSKPPATLRRPLSKLAEAWQTMLAPYRELIRSDNPRYIYLDEVPNQLNDALYSLIAAITDYLSDHPGDARIQQLLFTASGFLRLAERFGDHSQCVLDCEWQTLDTTLITGSTAIRIDNLIPADHLQDRFVDAHNPVLFSATLTPPHFYRDLLGMPHNTACEDIDSPFHREQIELNLVSQISTRYEHRSTSLTPICDRVGSRFQQRPGNYLVYVSSFSYLQDMAARFAERFPDIELVLQHPAMSPRQRSDFIDALRSPRPSVGFAVLGGVFGEGIDLPGEQLIGVFVATLGLPPYSDSNEVLRQRLEQRFGDGYAYTYLYPGLRKVIQAAGRLIRTPQDRGLIELIDNRYQNPAIRALLPKWWDQN; from the coding sequence GTGACTGAGCTTATCGCCACCAGCAGTTTGATACCGGTCGCAGTGCGCTCGCTGTGTGAGTTCGCTGCCCGCAGCGGCAGTTTGGAGTTTCGCTACACCCCGGCGCCCACTCCCATCCAGGGCATTATCGGCCACCAAACGGTTCAGGGCCGCCGCCCCGACCCCTATGTGTCGGAGTACCTGTTGACCGGGGAATGCGAGGGGCTGTTATTGAGCGGCCGGGTGGACGGTTACTACGCCCATCAGCAACAGCCCTTTCTGGAGGAAATCAAAACTCACCGCGGCAAGGTCAGCCGCATCGGCCCCGGCAAGCGCGCCCTGCACTGGGCCCAGCTCAAGGTTTACGGGGCGCTGCTGTGTCAGCGCGACGGCCGCGACAGCATTACCCTGCGGCTGACATATTTTGAAGTGCGCAGCGAGGAGGAAACCCGGGAGGACATCGACTACAGCGCCGAGGAGTTACAGCAATTTCTACAATCGGTGTGCCGGCGCTACCGCCGCTGGGCCGAGAAAGAGGCCAACCACCGGCGGCGTCGGGATCGGGTCTTAATGGATTTGCAATTCCCCTTTGCCGAGTTTCGCCACGGTCAGCGCGACCTTTCCGAAGCGGTATACAAGTCCGCCGCTCGGGGTCAGGCTCTGCTATTACAGGCTCCCACCGGCATCGGCAAAACCCTGGGGGTGCTGTTTCCGGCGCTGAGCGCCATGCCCCGGCGAGAGATCGACAGGGTGTTCTTTCTCACCTGCCGCAATACCGGGCGGGAACTGGCCCTGGACGGGCTGCGGCAGCTGCTTTCCCCACAGCCTGAACTTCGGGTGCTGGAGCTGACCGCCCGGGAGCAGAGCTGCGACCACCCCAACGCCGCCTGCCACGGCGAGTCCTGCCCACTGGCAGAGGGCTTCTTCGATCGCCTCGACGCCGCCCGGGAAGAGGCCGCCAAAACCGCGTTTCTCGATCAGGCTGCCTTGCAGCGTATCGCCAAAAACCATCAGATCTGCCGCTACTTTCTGGCTCTGGAAATGGCGCGCTGGTGCGACGTGGTGGTAGGCGACGTTAACCACTACTTCGACCAACACGCCCTGCTCTACGCCCTGAGCCAACAAAACGGCTGGCAGGTAATGCCGGTGGTGGACGAAGCCCACAACCTCATTGACCGGGCCCGAGACATGTACAGCATTGTGCTCAGCGAGGCGGAGATGCTGCACAGCCTGAGCAAACCGCCGGCCACCCTGCGTCGCCCGCTGAGCAAATTGGCCGAGGCCTGGCAGACCATGCTGGCCCCCTACCGGGAACTGATCCGCAGCGACAACCCCCGCTACATTTATCTCGACGAGGTGCCTAACCAACTCAATGACGCCCTCTACAGCCTGATCGCCGCCATCACCGACTATCTCAGCGACCACCCCGGCGACGCGCGGATTCAGCAGCTGCTGTTTACCGCCAGCGGTTTTCTACGCCTGGCGGAGCGCTTTGGCGACCACTCCCAGTGTGTGCTGGACTGCGAATGGCAGACACTGGATACCACACTGATCACCGGCTCTACGGCCATCCGCATCGACAACCTGATTCCCGCCGATCATTTGCAGGACCGCTTTGTCGACGCCCACAACCCGGTGCTGTTCTCCGCCACGCTGACACCGCCCCACTTCTATCGGGATCTGCTGGGCATGCCCCACAACACCGCTTGCGAGGACATCGACAGCCCCTTTCACCGCGAGCAGATCGAACTCAATCTGGTCAGTCAGATCAGCACCCGTTACGAGCACCGCAGTACCTCGCTAACACCCATCTGCGACCGGGTCGGCTCGCGTTTTCAGCAGCGCCCCGGCAACTACTTGGTCTATGTGAGTAGTTTTAGCTACCTCCAGGATATGGCGGCCCGCTTTGCCGAGCGTTTTCCGGATATCGAGCTGGTTCTTCAGCACCCGGCGATGTCGCCCCGCCAGCGCAGCGACTTTATCGACGCCCTGCGCAGCCCCCGCCCCAGTGTGGGCTTTGCGGTGCTGGGCGGGGTCTTCGGCGAAGGTATCGACCTGCCCGGGGAGCAGTTAATTGGGGTATTTGTCGCCACCCTGGGTTTGCCCCCTTACAGCGACAGTAACGAAGTACTCCGCCAGCGCCTGGAGCAGCGCTTCGGCGACGGCTATGCCTACACCTATCTCTATCCGGGGCTGCGAAAGGTGATCCAGGCCGCTGGCAGGCTGATTCGCACTCCCCAAGACCGGGGTCTGATCGAATTAATCGACAATCGCTATCAAAATCCGGCCATACGCGCTTTACTACCCAAATGGTGGGATCAAAACTAG
- a CDS encoding Abi-alpha family protein: MRTTEHLVKLARQLSTTAERLPGAGLVQKEYEIIEDALLQSMHQRMKRAVSRSAESPVALPPPANSDNIDIAEGRVGLSPGQRLQSIMAEALEQTTEQALSDWAHRILDQLLPDEARLLSAFSSGDSYAVIGVSASRSITGPREILLSNISSVGKAAQVKARELLPSYIARLKTLGLIERRGPSNSLELDYQILESDTRVQQALNEAQAGNYSRIRTERGTIKLSATGNKLWQICTQHKSN; encoded by the coding sequence ATGCGAACCACCGAGCACCTGGTAAAGCTGGCTCGTCAGCTTTCCACCACCGCCGAACGGCTGCCCGGCGCCGGCCTGGTACAAAAAGAGTATGAAATTATTGAGGATGCGCTGCTGCAATCCATGCATCAGCGCATGAAGCGGGCTGTTTCCCGCAGCGCGGAAAGCCCAGTGGCACTCCCGCCTCCAGCCAACAGCGACAATATCGACATTGCCGAGGGTCGCGTCGGGTTGTCACCTGGCCAACGCCTCCAGTCCATTATGGCTGAGGCATTGGAACAGACCACGGAGCAAGCACTGTCAGATTGGGCGCACCGAATCCTCGATCAACTTTTACCCGACGAAGCACGACTACTCTCTGCGTTTTCCAGTGGCGACAGCTACGCGGTAATCGGCGTATCGGCATCACGGTCCATAACCGGCCCCAGGGAAATACTGCTGTCCAACATTTCCTCAGTGGGCAAGGCCGCCCAGGTCAAAGCCCGGGAACTGCTTCCCAGCTATATCGCCCGCCTCAAGACCTTGGGGCTGATTGAGCGCCGCGGCCCCAGCAACAGCCTGGAGCTCGACTACCAGATTCTGGAGTCTGACACGAGAGTACAACAGGCACTTAACGAGGCACAGGCTGGCAATTATTCAAGGATTCGCACTGAGCGAGGAACCATAAAATTAAGCGCGACGGGCAATAAACTGTGGCAAATATGTACCCAGCATAAAAGTAACTAA
- the arfB gene encoding alternative ribosome rescue aminoacyl-tRNA hydrolase ArfB: MLVISQRVSIPEHEIELSAIRAQGAGGQNVNKVSSAIHLRFDIPRSSLPEFYKQRLMALRDQRISKEGVVVIKAQQFRTQEQNREDALQRLAALIRKATVVQKARKATKPSKSARAKRMDKKTQRGRIKNLRGKVDI, encoded by the coding sequence ATGCTGGTCATTTCCCAACGGGTCAGCATCCCTGAACACGAGATAGAACTCTCCGCCATTCGCGCCCAGGGCGCGGGTGGTCAGAACGTCAACAAAGTGTCCTCCGCCATCCATCTGCGCTTTGATATACCGCGCTCATCGCTCCCAGAGTTTTACAAACAACGGCTAATGGCGCTGCGGGATCAGCGCATCAGCAAAGAGGGCGTGGTGGTGATTAAGGCCCAGCAATTTCGCACTCAAGAGCAAAATCGCGAAGACGCTCTCCAGCGGCTGGCAGCGCTGATCCGCAAGGCAACCGTGGTGCAAAAAGCTCGCAAAGCCACCAAACCCAGCAAATCTGCCCGAGCCAAACGCATGGACAAGAAAACCCAGCGCGGCAGAATCAAAAATCTGCGGGGCAAGGTCGACATTTAA
- a CDS encoding DUF445 domain-containing protein, whose translation MFDHVVADIQANWFLYLSIPITGSVVGYATNILALKMMFLPLDFTGWRPLLGWQGIVPRKAGKMASITVDTLVPRLVTERQIYDRLDPQRVAQEIEAPMLELISHMTEDILAEFEPRIWETLPRALQQRIIRRIQEDAPKAVAELMAELRNDIENVFDLKDMVITTLVRDKRLMNRIFQETGREEFRFIAKSGLYFGAVFGVLQMLGWLFYQAPWQLPIFGLLVGYLTNAIALRLIFQPQTPLEVGPWRVQGLFHKRQKEVSRDYGRLIADEVVTPGNIIEAVLKGPCSDRVFMMIARHVKQVIDAQSGIARPLVVWTLGSRRYTQMKDAAVARLVAKLPETIHSVDSYAKEAMDLANTLSSQLATLPPAEFEAMLRPAFQEDEWMLIAAGAVLGTSVGIGQLILFGMFTG comes from the coding sequence ATGTTCGATCATGTGGTGGCTGATATACAGGCCAATTGGTTTCTCTATCTGTCGATACCCATTACCGGCAGTGTCGTGGGCTATGCCACCAATATCCTCGCCCTCAAAATGATGTTTCTGCCACTGGACTTCACCGGTTGGCGCCCACTGCTGGGCTGGCAGGGTATTGTGCCCCGCAAAGCCGGCAAGATGGCCAGCATCACCGTGGACACCCTTGTTCCACGCTTGGTCACAGAGCGACAGATATACGATCGCCTCGACCCCCAGCGGGTCGCACAGGAAATTGAGGCGCCAATGCTGGAATTGATCAGCCATATGACCGAAGACATTCTAGCTGAATTCGAGCCGCGAATTTGGGAAACGCTGCCACGCGCCTTACAGCAGCGCATTATCCGCCGCATTCAAGAGGATGCCCCCAAAGCCGTTGCAGAGTTGATGGCAGAGCTCCGCAATGACATCGAGAACGTGTTTGATCTCAAAGACATGGTCATCACCACCCTGGTGCGGGACAAACGTCTGATGAATCGTATTTTTCAGGAGACTGGCCGCGAGGAATTTCGATTTATCGCCAAATCCGGGCTGTACTTCGGCGCAGTATTCGGTGTTTTGCAGATGCTTGGCTGGCTGTTCTACCAAGCCCCCTGGCAGCTGCCCATCTTTGGTTTATTGGTCGGCTATTTGACCAACGCGATCGCCCTGCGGCTGATATTCCAACCTCAAACACCCCTAGAGGTCGGCCCCTGGCGCGTCCAAGGGCTTTTCCACAAGCGCCAAAAGGAAGTGTCTCGGGACTACGGCCGGCTAATAGCCGACGAGGTCGTCACCCCCGGCAATATCATTGAGGCGGTATTAAAAGGCCCCTGCTCAGACCGGGTATTTATGATGATCGCCCGCCACGTTAAACAGGTTATCGACGCCCAATCCGGCATCGCACGCCCCTTGGTGGTGTGGACCCTGGGAAGCCGCCGCTATACCCAGATGAAAGACGCGGCTGTAGCGCGGCTGGTCGCCAAATTGCCGGAGACGATCCACTCGGTGGACAGCTATGCCAAGGAAGCCATGGACCTGGCCAACACGCTGTCGAGCCAGCTGGCGACGCTGCCACCCGCCGAGTTTGAAGCGATGCTACGCCCGGCCTTTCAAGAAGACGAATGGATGCTGATAGCCGCCGGCGCCGTACTGGGCACCAGCGTCGGGATTGGCCAGTTGATCCTGTTTGGAATGTTTACGGGGTAA
- a CDS encoding DUF3336 domain-containing protein: protein MKKLKKQLLQSTSYQQWKELAQEHDRKSGLEHWKQVDRTSLYDYATIRTRLERLRYFRNNDDNNGLLFTLNEGIHGNMGGMGRPILYTRAKFGTKNLIREYVDEIHDALDHLSKLEADSPSFLERLDFFRRASKCYGQSALMLSGGAVLGHFHVGVVKALLDQDLLPDVISGSSAGSLIAAVLGTRTDEELHQFLDTRTLVKELVQESELMGNRSSSLRINHQALTDKIAKLVPDMTFQEAFEKTGRHINISISPSDVHQTSRLLNAIASPNVYIRKAVLASCAVPGAYPSVMLEAKNVHGYPQPYLPTRRWIDGSLSDDLPSKRLARLYGVNHFIVSQTNPLVLWALHDPKANQHSVPDAARQLGARMVKEWSRVGSNLARRYFKNAPRFQRFANLVYSVTNQEYTGDINIIPRSRFYDPRRLLTEITEKELLQFVLDGERATWPKIEMIRTTTKISRKLRDILEVYEDEEQARLGKSHHLGAEMPRSHLGAG, encoded by the coding sequence ATGAAAAAGCTGAAAAAACAACTACTGCAATCCACCAGTTACCAGCAATGGAAGGAACTGGCCCAGGAGCACGACCGCAAAAGCGGCCTGGAGCACTGGAAGCAGGTCGACAGAACCAGCCTGTATGACTACGCCACCATTCGCACCCGGCTGGAGCGACTGCGGTACTTCCGCAACAATGACGACAATAACGGTCTGCTGTTCACCCTCAACGAGGGTATCCACGGCAATATGGGCGGCATGGGTCGGCCCATCCTCTACACCCGGGCCAAGTTCGGCACCAAAAACCTGATCCGCGAGTATGTGGATGAGATTCACGATGCTCTGGACCACTTGTCCAAACTCGAAGCCGACAGCCCCAGCTTTTTGGAGCGCCTGGACTTCTTCCGTCGCGCCAGCAAGTGCTACGGCCAATCGGCGCTGATGCTTAGCGGCGGCGCCGTGCTGGGCCATTTCCACGTCGGCGTGGTGAAAGCGCTGCTGGATCAAGATTTGCTGCCCGACGTGATTTCCGGCTCCAGTGCCGGCTCGCTGATTGCCGCGGTGCTGGGTACCCGCACCGACGAAGAACTGCACCAATTCCTGGATACCCGCACCCTGGTCAAAGAGCTGGTTCAGGAGTCGGAATTGATGGGCAATCGCAGCAGCTCGCTGCGCATTAACCACCAGGCGCTGACCGACAAGATCGCCAAACTGGTGCCGGACATGACCTTTCAGGAGGCCTTTGAGAAGACCGGCCGGCACATCAACATCTCCATTTCGCCCTCGGATGTGCACCAGACCTCGCGGCTGCTCAATGCCATCGCCTCGCCCAATGTTTACATCCGCAAGGCAGTATTAGCTTCTTGCGCGGTCCCCGGTGCCTATCCCTCAGTAATGCTGGAAGCCAAGAACGTCCACGGCTATCCCCAGCCCTACTTGCCTACCCGGCGCTGGATTGACGGCTCACTGAGCGACGACCTGCCCTCCAAGCGGCTGGCGCGCCTGTATGGCGTTAACCACTTTATTGTCAGCCAGACCAACCCGCTGGTGTTGTGGGCCCTGCACGACCCCAAAGCCAATCAGCACTCGGTGCCCGATGCCGCCCGCCAACTGGGCGCGCGGATGGTGAAGGAATGGTCCCGGGTGGGTAGCAATCTGGCCCGGCGCTACTTTAAAAACGCGCCGCGCTTCCAGCGTTTCGCCAATCTGGTGTACTCAGTGACCAACCAGGAGTACACCGGCGATATCAACATTATCCCCCGCAGCCGGTTCTATGATCCCCGTCGCCTGTTGACCGAGATTACTGAAAAAGAACTGCTGCAGTTTGTGTTGGATGGCGAGCGCGCCACTTGGCCCAAGATCGAGATGATCCGCACCACCACCAAAATCAGCCGCAAACTGCGGGATATTTTGGAAGTCTACGAAGACGAGGAACAGGCGCGGCTGGGCAAGAGCCATCACCTGGGCGCCGAAATGCCCCGCAGCCACTTGGGTGCAGGCTAA
- a CDS encoding VRR-NUC domain-containing protein has translation MKHASLTAQTPQELNPDESISDRISAAPLSDPLYYLRNLHAVFNWVLEHHTDLLTKAEQRLLAAAMTPPAPAQALLARMIMRKGELFRSDKLIYVEVPELDSALADLQGIDWVDTEPALGLNQVASLCRRQELVALLQQQGRSTSPSQRKDQLAAQLEGCAPRQGEGPLQAWWPKAPFRAIRLQHSELIERVQLMFFGNLSQQWSEFVLTELGHQHYESVPFTPESRAFDHRRDIDTYLAIHRCRQRLDEGDAPSVVYDFVPQADDNPWLEQRRQRLLFNLAHSAERQGDIPFAITRYRENPLPDAQVRYCRLAEKHLDSAALINHINSTLSHIHQALPQLHLGRVRCRLARKLKLDIEPQSKTEVPQLLLSIPYRDDERVELATLRHLSNEEHLCGFYSENTLFTGLLALLIWPALYAPLPGAFFHPFQAGPADLFRPDFVERRQSMIDELLGTLESGEYRDRIRRCWQQKFGLSCPLVFWPALPEELLDLALALIPSQHLGAIFRHLLNDLRQHRSGMPDLILFDTQAGNYRLIEVKGPGDRLQDNQRLTIETLLEAGIPVQLANVDRLATP, from the coding sequence GTGAAACATGCATCACTGACAGCCCAGACGCCACAAGAGCTGAACCCCGACGAGTCTATCTCCGACCGCATCAGCGCCGCGCCGCTGTCTGACCCACTCTACTATCTGCGCAATCTGCACGCGGTATTCAATTGGGTGCTCGAGCACCACACTGACTTGCTCACTAAAGCGGAGCAGCGCCTCTTGGCCGCCGCAATGACCCCACCCGCACCGGCACAAGCACTGTTGGCACGGATGATTATGCGCAAGGGCGAACTGTTTCGCAGTGACAAGCTGATCTACGTCGAAGTCCCCGAATTGGACAGCGCACTGGCCGACCTACAAGGCATTGACTGGGTGGACACCGAGCCCGCCCTGGGCCTCAATCAAGTGGCCTCACTGTGCCGCCGCCAGGAATTGGTGGCACTGCTACAACAACAGGGGCGATCGACCAGCCCCAGCCAGCGCAAAGACCAATTGGCGGCACAACTGGAAGGCTGCGCACCACGACAGGGAGAAGGTCCACTGCAAGCATGGTGGCCTAAGGCGCCCTTCCGTGCCATTCGTCTGCAACACAGTGAGCTGATTGAACGGGTGCAGCTGATGTTTTTTGGCAACCTGAGCCAGCAGTGGTCGGAGTTTGTGCTGACCGAGCTGGGCCACCAGCACTATGAGTCAGTGCCCTTCACCCCGGAGTCCAGAGCCTTTGATCATCGGCGCGATATCGACACCTACCTCGCCATCCACCGCTGTCGTCAGCGCCTGGACGAAGGCGATGCGCCCTCCGTGGTTTATGACTTCGTACCCCAAGCCGACGATAACCCCTGGCTGGAGCAACGCCGCCAGCGTTTGCTGTTTAACCTGGCCCACTCTGCCGAGCGGCAGGGCGACATCCCCTTTGCCATAACGCGCTATCGAGAAAACCCGCTGCCCGACGCCCAGGTACGCTACTGCCGGCTGGCGGAAAAACATCTGGACTCAGCCGCATTAATTAACCACATCAATAGTACGCTGAGCCACATACACCAAGCGCTACCACAATTACATTTGGGTCGCGTACGATGTCGTCTTGCCCGCAAGCTAAAACTCGATATTGAACCGCAAAGCAAAACGGAGGTGCCTCAGTTATTGCTGAGCATTCCTTACCGTGACGACGAGAGGGTCGAGCTGGCGACACTTCGTCATTTAAGCAATGAAGAGCACCTGTGCGGCTTTTACTCTGAAAACACCCTGTTTACCGGTTTGCTGGCCCTGCTGATCTGGCCCGCCCTCTACGCGCCCCTGCCCGGCGCCTTCTTTCATCCTTTTCAGGCCGGGCCGGCAGATTTGTTTCGCCCTGACTTTGTCGAACGACGCCAGTCGATGATTGATGAACTGCTGGGGACATTGGAGAGCGGCGAATACCGCGATCGTATTCGCCGCTGCTGGCAGCAAAAATTTGGCCTTAGTTGTCCGCTGGTATTTTGGCCGGCATTGCCAGAAGAACTATTGGATTTGGCGCTGGCGTTAATACCCAGCCAGCACCTGGGCGCTATTTTTCGCCACCTGCTGAACGACCTCCGCCAACACCGCAGCGGTATGCCGGATCTGATCCTGTTTGATACCCAGGCGGGCAACTACCGATTGATCGAGGTGAAGGGGCCCGGCGACCGCCTGCAGGACAACCAACGGCTTACCATTGAAACCCTGCTTGAGGCGGGCATTCCCGTGCAGCTTGCCAATGTCGACAGGCTGGCCACCCCGTGA
- a CDS encoding thioesterase family protein → MARDISSQRLELDNYPLQKLMETRYSDMDSYAHLNNGSIGRLYENCRALMHIEIYQKTDLFVPNATERTLLVECRLRYLHEGHFPGAVTVGTGIGGIGRSSYRVHQALFQDGRCIGLCDAVMVRVLGDTPSAIEGELRDRFSALLVKAPE, encoded by the coding sequence ATGGCCCGCGATATTTCCAGCCAGCGATTGGAGCTGGACAACTACCCTTTGCAAAAACTGATGGAAACGCGCTATAGCGATATGGACAGTTATGCGCACCTGAACAACGGCTCCATCGGTCGCTTGTACGAGAACTGCCGGGCCCTGATGCATATAGAGATTTACCAGAAGACAGATTTGTTTGTACCCAATGCCACGGAGCGCACTCTGCTGGTGGAGTGCCGCTTGCGCTATCTTCACGAAGGGCATTTTCCCGGTGCGGTGACGGTGGGGACCGGCATTGGTGGTATTGGCCGCAGCTCGTACCGCGTACACCAGGCGCTGTTCCAGGACGGTCGCTGTATCGGGTTGTGTGACGCAGTAATGGTGAGAGTGCTGGGCGACACGCCCTCTGCGATAGAGGGCGAGCTTCGCGATCGATTCAGTGCGCTGTTGGTAAAGGCCCCGGAATAG
- a CDS encoding glutathione S-transferase family protein — protein sequence MGLLVNGEWRDKWYNTEDNGGEFKRESAQCRGWIGDDRYPAESGRYHLYVSLACPWAHRTLIFRELKQLQDHISVSVVSPLMLEQGWSFDTEQGSSGDALYNSQHMHQIYTRHQSDYTGRVTVPVLWDKQREEIVSNESADIIRMFNSAFDDITGNREDYYPVALREEIDAVNERVYHTVNNGVYRAGFATAQDAYEKAYGELFDTLDFLEQRLAQQRYLAGAQLTEADWRLFTTLIRFDAVYHGHFKCNRQRLAEFPNLSNYLRELYQQTGVADTVDFDHIKRHYYISHPMINPTQIVPAGPQQDFSARHDRHRL from the coding sequence ATGGGTTTACTGGTTAATGGTGAGTGGCGGGACAAGTGGTATAACACCGAAGACAACGGCGGTGAGTTTAAGCGCGAATCCGCCCAATGTCGTGGCTGGATCGGCGACGATCGCTACCCGGCAGAATCAGGGAGATACCACCTCTACGTGTCGCTGGCCTGCCCCTGGGCCCACCGCACACTGATCTTCCGGGAACTGAAACAGCTGCAAGACCATATCTCCGTGTCAGTGGTCAGCCCGCTGATGCTGGAGCAGGGTTGGAGTTTTGATACCGAGCAGGGCAGCAGCGGCGACGCGCTCTACAACAGCCAGCACATGCACCAAATCTATACCCGCCACCAGAGCGATTACACCGGTCGGGTCACCGTCCCGGTACTGTGGGACAAGCAGCGTGAGGAGATCGTCAGCAACGAGTCTGCCGACATCATCCGCATGTTCAACAGCGCCTTTGACGACATCACCGGCAACCGCGAGGACTACTACCCCGTCGCACTGCGGGAGGAGATCGACGCAGTCAACGAGCGGGTCTACCACACCGTGAACAACGGCGTGTACCGAGCGGGCTTTGCTACCGCCCAGGACGCCTACGAAAAGGCCTACGGGGAACTGTTCGACACCCTGGATTTTCTCGAACAGAGGCTGGCCCAGCAACGCTACCTCGCCGGGGCTCAATTGACCGAAGCCGACTGGCGACTGTTCACCACGTTAATCCGCTTTGACGCGGTTTACCACGGCCACTTTAAATGTAACCGCCAGCGCCTGGCGGAATTCCCCAACCTGTCCAATTACCTGCGAGAGCTCTATCAGCAGACCGGTGTCGCAGACACAGTGGATTTTGATCACATCAAGCGTCACTATTACATTAGTCACCCCATGATCAATCCCACGCAGATCGTGCCGGCCGGTCCCCAACAGGACTTTAGCGCCCGCCACGATCGCCACAGGCTATAG
- a CDS encoding glutathione S-transferase family protein translates to MITLYHLGVSQSDRIVWLLEELGLPYKLEWYNRGEDGLAPPEYLALHPTATAPVIRDGDTVLAESAAICEYLCQRHGQGRFTVGPDQANYADYLYWMQMNGNLMALFFSKKTLSDDSPDLMKTLIERREHAYYSYIEQRLGEVDYLAGDELTCADIMMMFNLTTLPLAGGRSIDDLPNTQAYVERVTQRPAYKKAMAIAGPAATPPA, encoded by the coding sequence ATGATCACCCTTTATCACCTGGGCGTGTCCCAATCGGACCGCATCGTATGGCTGCTGGAAGAGCTGGGCCTGCCCTACAAGCTGGAATGGTACAACCGCGGCGAAGATGGCCTGGCACCGCCCGAGTATCTCGCCCTGCACCCCACGGCCACCGCGCCGGTGATTCGCGACGGCGATACCGTGCTGGCGGAGTCCGCCGCGATTTGCGAGTACCTCTGCCAACGCCACGGCCAGGGCCGCTTTACTGTGGGGCCCGATCAGGCCAACTACGCCGACTACCTTTACTGGATGCAGATGAACGGCAACTTGATGGCGCTGTTTTTCAGCAAGAAAACCCTCAGCGACGACTCCCCTGACTTGATGAAAACCCTGATCGAGCGCCGGGAGCACGCCTACTACAGCTACATTGAACAGCGCCTGGGAGAGGTCGATTACCTGGCAGGCGACGAGCTCACCTGCGCCGACATTATGATGATGTTTAACCTCACCACGCTACCGCTGGCAGGCGGTCGCAGCATCGACGACCTGCCCAATACCCAGGCCTATGTGGAGCGGGTGACCCAGCGCCCCGCCTACAAAAAAGCCATGGCTATCGCCGGGCCGGCTGCCACACCGCCAGCCTGA